One window of Chamaesiphon minutus PCC 6605 genomic DNA carries:
- the phnE gene encoding phosphonate ABC transporter, permease protein PhnE has translation MKVKYQSTATAQSIVKILILLAVIIVYSWAWRGLQVDLKSLRDSGGYIADFISRLFPPDLSILDVAWEKLLETIQMSLWGTTIGAIISLPIAVLSANNLVPWWLRWGANFIQNAVRSIPSIILGLLFVAATGLGAPAGTLALGIYTVGYLGKFYQTAIESVDRYSLEALQVSGASWFQIAQYGVMPQVMPLLLGYTLYMFEYNIRAASVLGVVGAGGIGFELVNYIRGFEYNKATTMMLVLLVVVTCIDIASSQLRRSLEQK, from the coding sequence TTGAAAGTTAAGTACCAGAGCACGGCGACAGCTCAATCGATAGTCAAGATCTTAATTCTCCTGGCAGTTATTATTGTCTACAGTTGGGCGTGGAGAGGTTTACAGGTAGATCTGAAATCTCTCAGAGACAGTGGTGGTTACATCGCCGATTTTATCTCGCGATTATTTCCACCAGATCTATCTATTCTCGATGTTGCCTGGGAGAAATTATTAGAAACGATCCAGATGTCCTTGTGGGGAACGACGATTGGGGCGATTATTTCCCTCCCGATCGCGGTATTATCGGCAAATAATTTAGTCCCATGGTGGTTGCGTTGGGGTGCTAATTTTATCCAAAATGCCGTGCGATCGATCCCATCAATTATTTTGGGGTTACTATTCGTCGCCGCCACTGGATTGGGCGCACCTGCGGGTACCCTCGCGCTGGGCATTTATACTGTCGGTTACCTGGGCAAATTTTACCAAACCGCGATCGAATCTGTCGATCGTTATTCCCTAGAAGCTTTGCAAGTTAGCGGTGCATCTTGGTTCCAGATCGCTCAATATGGAGTCATGCCGCAGGTCATGCCATTGCTATTGGGTTATACCTTGTATATGTTTGAATATAACATCCGCGCCGCTTCCGTCTTAGGAGTTGTCGGAGCCGGGGGAATTGGCTTTGAATTAGTCAATTACATTCGCGGTTTTGAATATAATAAAGCCACAACCATGATGTTAGTTTTACTCGTCGTCGTTACTTGTATCGATATTGCTAGCAGTCAGCTACGCCGCAGTTTGGAGCAGAAGTAG
- a CDS encoding CHAT domain-containing protein: protein MAGTAIRSGAASTLASMWSVDDRSTAKLMQNFYSSLTQSNGVSKAEALQLAQRKTRQQYPHPYYWASFVLVGNWL, encoded by the coding sequence ATGGCAGGTACCGCGATTCGCAGCGGTGCGGCGAGTACTTTGGCTTCGATGTGGTCGGTTGACGATCGATCTACGGCGAAGTTGATGCAAAACTTTTATAGTAGTCTGACTCAATCGAATGGAGTGAGTAAAGCCGAAGCGTTGCAACTGGCTCAACGAAAGACTCGCCAGCAATATCCGCATCCGTATTACTGGGCGTCGTTTGTCTTGGTTGGTAACTGGCTTTAA
- a CDS encoding TerD family protein, with translation MAISLQKGQRISLSKEAPGLSKIICGLGWDVIKPAGGGFFSNFGNKAGQEYDLDASVICLSDNGKLTDNQNIIYFGNLSHPSGAIVHQGDNLTGAGDGDDEIIIIDLARIPSSITKLVFVVNIYDCQARKQDFSKIENAFVRLVNVANNQELARFNLSGQDYQGMTGMILAEVYRHNDEWKMAAIGNGVSVNGLGELVKSYI, from the coding sequence ATGGCAATAAGTCTGCAAAAAGGACAACGAATTTCATTATCTAAAGAAGCACCAGGACTGAGCAAAATTATTTGCGGATTGGGTTGGGATGTCATCAAACCTGCTGGTGGTGGATTTTTTAGTAATTTTGGTAACAAAGCAGGTCAAGAGTACGATCTCGATGCTTCGGTAATTTGCCTCAGTGATAATGGCAAGTTAACTGATAACCAAAATATCATTTACTTTGGCAATCTCAGTCATCCTTCAGGTGCGATCGTCCATCAAGGCGATAATCTCACTGGTGCAGGTGACGGAGATGATGAAATAATTATTATCGATTTGGCACGGATTCCTTCTAGTATTACTAAACTAGTATTCGTGGTAAATATCTATGATTGTCAAGCTCGCAAGCAAGATTTTAGTAAAATTGAAAATGCTTTTGTGCGCCTAGTTAATGTCGCAAATAATCAAGAATTGGCGAGATTTAATCTCTCTGGTCAAGATTATCAAGGGATGACTGGTATGATTCTAGCTGAGGTCTATCGTCACAATGACGAATGGAAAATGGCCGCGATTGGCAATGGTGTTAGTGTCAATGGGCTGGGCGAACTAGTCAAATCTTATATCTAG
- a CDS encoding TerD family protein, protein MAVSLAKGQRVSLEKIAPGLTEIFVGLGWDVKAVDTGVDFDLDASVFLLGSNEKLISDKHFIFYNNLTSPDASKSVEHTGDNLTGAGDGDDEMVKINFKQVPAEVDKIVVAVTIHEAQERKQNFGQVQNAFVRIVDLRTEKEVVRYDLVEDYSTETALIMAELYRKDGEWRLNAVGAGYQGGLQALLDRYQPN, encoded by the coding sequence ATGGCAGTCTCATTAGCCAAAGGGCAGCGTGTATCTCTAGAGAAAATCGCTCCAGGATTGACCGAAATTTTCGTTGGGTTGGGTTGGGATGTCAAAGCGGTAGATACAGGGGTAGATTTCGATCTCGATGCTTCTGTGTTCTTACTCGGCAGTAACGAGAAATTGATTTCTGACAAACATTTCATTTTTTATAATAATCTCACCAGTCCAGATGCCTCAAAATCTGTCGAACATACTGGCGATAATCTCACTGGTGCAGGCGATGGCGATGATGAGATGGTTAAGATTAACTTCAAACAAGTTCCGGCGGAAGTAGATAAGATTGTCGTTGCAGTGACAATTCACGAAGCTCAAGAACGCAAGCAAAATTTCGGTCAAGTTCAAAACGCGTTTGTTCGCATCGTCGATCTCCGAACTGAAAAAGAAGTCGTGCGTTATGACTTGGTAGAAGACTACTCCACCGAGACAGCTCTGATTATGGCCGAACTCTATCGCAAAGATGGTGAATGGCGACTCAATGCCGTTGGGGCTGGTTATCAAGGCGGTTTGCAAGCATTACTCGATCGGTATCAACCAAATTAG
- a CDS encoding TROVE domain-containing protein: MTYQFFFGNKQTQNTPQTQPIPGRESEMIQGKSGGYMFRAGMWRTLRRCLLIGTGNGSYYATKWELTNDFVDVLEKAIAEDPDRVAQEIAYASDGRSINNSAPIWALVLLSMGESPAAKKAFQAIFPQVVRTASHFYEWMSYTKSVRGFGKIVREAGKNWLLQGDTKALAYQLLKYQQRHGFSNRDALRLFHAKPQTEDRDLLFKWVTNGWEELPPKSPTDALNQIWWYEWLKRNPEHTQTAISQGRLTHEMAAPVGKMDLGAWQLLFEDMPIGALLRNLGSLTEIGILAYSKKSNKNLNRVAAILNSKEHLCKGRIHPIDVLKALKTYRSGGSLGKSSKTWTPVPRIVDILETALEMSFDAIEPTGKVFMHAVDISGSMSYYSVSSINLTCCEIATTMSLTSAKAEKNYAIRGFSTNFIDLKINRSDSFSSAMQKASDLNFGGTDASSAYKWMIKNNFYADVICFWTDCESWAGNQHPSQALAEYRQQVNPEAKAIYISLVPNNISLVDPKDPNSWDIAGFDPSTPRLIQSIASGEL; encoded by the coding sequence ATGACTTATCAATTCTTTTTCGGAAATAAACAAACCCAAAATACACCCCAAACCCAACCAATTCCCGGACGCGAATCAGAAATGATTCAAGGTAAATCCGGTGGTTATATGTTCCGAGCTGGCATGTGGCGAACATTGCGTCGGTGCTTGTTAATCGGAACTGGTAACGGTAGTTACTACGCAACCAAATGGGAATTAACCAACGATTTTGTCGATGTTTTGGAAAAAGCGATCGCTGAAGATCCCGATCGAGTGGCACAGGAAATCGCTTATGCTTCCGATGGTCGATCGATTAATAATAGTGCGCCAATTTGGGCATTAGTATTACTCTCGATGGGCGAAAGTCCCGCTGCCAAGAAAGCATTTCAAGCGATATTTCCACAAGTCGTGCGGACAGCTAGCCACTTTTATGAGTGGATGAGTTATACCAAATCCGTGCGCGGTTTCGGTAAAATTGTCCGCGAAGCTGGTAAAAATTGGTTGTTGCAGGGCGATACCAAAGCTCTAGCTTATCAATTGTTGAAATATCAACAACGCCACGGTTTTTCCAATCGCGATGCCTTACGATTGTTCCATGCCAAACCGCAAACCGAAGATCGCGATTTATTGTTTAAATGGGTAACCAATGGGTGGGAGGAATTGCCTCCAAAATCGCCTACAGATGCGTTAAATCAAATCTGGTGGTACGAATGGTTAAAACGCAATCCAGAGCACACTCAGACGGCAATTTCTCAGGGTCGCTTGACTCATGAAATGGCTGCACCCGTTGGCAAAATGGATCTCGGTGCTTGGCAGTTGTTATTTGAAGATATGCCGATCGGTGCCTTATTGCGAAACCTCGGTTCCTTAACCGAAATTGGGATCTTGGCTTACTCCAAGAAGTCCAATAAAAATCTCAACAGAGTCGCCGCAATCCTCAATAGTAAAGAACACTTATGCAAAGGACGCATCCACCCGATCGATGTTTTAAAAGCACTCAAAACTTATCGCTCTGGCGGTAGTTTGGGGAAAAGTAGCAAAACTTGGACTCCGGTACCTCGGATCGTCGATATTTTAGAAACAGCTTTAGAAATGTCCTTCGATGCGATCGAGCCTACTGGCAAAGTGTTTATGCACGCTGTCGATATTTCTGGTTCGATGTCTTACTACTCCGTAAGTTCGATTAATCTCACCTGTTGCGAAATTGCCACTACCATGTCGTTAACATCGGCAAAAGCAGAAAAAAACTACGCAATTCGTGGGTTTTCAACCAATTTTATCGACTTGAAAATTAATCGCAGCGACTCATTTAGCTCGGCAATGCAGAAAGCTAGCGATCTCAACTTTGGCGGTACTGATGCCAGCAGTGCTTACAAGTGGATGATTAAAAATAACTTTTATGCCGATGTAATTTGTTTTTGGACTGACTGTGAAAGCTGGGCGGGAAATCAACACCCCTCTCAAGCTTTAGCAGAATATCGTCAGCAAGTGAATCCCGAAGCTAAAGCGATTTATATCTCCTTAGTACCAAATAATATATCGTTGGTAGATCCCAAAGATCCTAATTCTTGGGATATTGCTGGCTTCGATCCGAGTACGCCCAGATTAATTCAATCGATCGCTAGCGGTGAATTATGA
- a CDS encoding phosphonate ABC transporter ATP-binding protein: MSTISSELSSIDIDKQRAKLPNLGSAIRSQAAVSRAKIGNRPILDGIDCEIEQGEFVAILGLNGAGKSSLLRAIAGLMPLKSGSILVNDVPMTPSTRDRARQPLAMLFQGGGLIPQLCALDNVLCGKLGGFSGWQTLRGFPASERQNALELLDRLGMAEFASQPTRQLSGGQQQRVAIARALMRSPQILLADEPVTGLDIMAIQQVMKNLAHLHSEGMTIVTVLHDLALASTYAQTAIIVDRGRVVYHGSSQNLSAQFEQLIES, from the coding sequence GTGAGTACAATCAGTAGCGAACTAAGTTCGATTGACATCGATAAACAGAGAGCAAAATTGCCAAATCTTGGTTCGGCAATTAGATCTCAAGCGGCAGTCAGTCGGGCAAAAATTGGCAATCGACCGATTTTGGATGGCATCGACTGTGAGATCGAACAAGGTGAATTTGTAGCCATTTTGGGATTGAATGGTGCGGGTAAATCTAGTCTATTACGCGCGATCGCGGGATTAATGCCGCTAAAATCGGGAAGTATCTTGGTGAATGATGTCCCGATGACGCCGAGTACCCGCGATCGCGCGCGTCAACCCCTGGCGATGTTGTTTCAAGGCGGCGGTTTGATTCCACAACTGTGCGCCCTCGATAATGTCTTGTGCGGCAAATTAGGTGGGTTTTCAGGTTGGCAGACATTAAGGGGATTTCCAGCCAGCGAGCGGCAAAATGCGCTCGAATTACTCGATCGATTGGGAATGGCTGAATTTGCCAGTCAACCGACGCGCCAACTGAGCGGCGGACAACAACAACGCGTGGCAATTGCCAGAGCTTTAATGAGATCGCCACAGATTTTATTAGCTGACGAACCAGTCACTGGATTGGATATTATGGCAATTCAACAGGTGATGAAAAATCTTGCCCATTTACATAGTGAAGGGATGACGATCGTTACCGTTTTGCACGATTTAGCTTTGGCTAGTACTTATGCCCAGACTGCAATTATTGTCGATCGGGGTCGGGTCGTTTATCATGGAAGCAGTCAAAATCTCAGCGCACAATTCGAGCAGTTAATTGAAAGTTAA
- a CDS encoding phosphate/phosphite/phosphonate ABC transporter substrate-binding protein, translating to MNQHLKFGIGIGATILAGVATMNSRSIGESIATNLRLAPAQAQAQTLKIVFPTRSGTTDLEAKAKAVTAFLSKELQQPVEAVIADETAAVEALRANRADVAFLSSRSALKARELANASLYLAEVRSNYSGGHTYKSIFVVSKNSPLKSGQGEATLSQLKGKRISFTSPTSGSGFIFPVAELVQQKLIPNRDRLNGFFGQVTYGGSYDKALQAVLRNQADVAAVSEYTLGAPYITAAEASNLRVLYSISGVPAHGIVIDDDVSVSDRNKLIAAMMKLNEPANNRLFTALYNSTKLVKVNNSHLKPTQVALEQAGMKP from the coding sequence ATGAATCAGCACCTCAAATTTGGGATCGGCATTGGAGCGACTATTCTAGCTGGAGTAGCAACAATGAACAGTCGATCGATCGGCGAATCGATCGCCACCAACCTGCGTCTAGCTCCCGCACAAGCCCAAGCTCAGACCCTCAAAATTGTCTTTCCCACTAGATCGGGCACGACCGACTTAGAGGCTAAGGCCAAAGCAGTGACAGCATTTCTTAGTAAAGAGTTGCAACAGCCTGTCGAAGCGGTGATTGCCGATGAGACCGCAGCAGTCGAAGCCTTGCGTGCCAATCGCGCTGATGTAGCCTTTTTGAGCAGTCGCTCCGCCCTCAAAGCCAGAGAATTAGCTAACGCCAGTTTGTATTTGGCAGAAGTGCGCTCTAATTATTCTGGCGGACATACTTACAAATCTATTTTTGTAGTTTCCAAAAATAGTCCTCTTAAGTCTGGGCAAGGAGAAGCAACTCTGAGCCAGCTCAAAGGCAAGCGGATCTCATTTACCTCGCCCACCTCTGGGTCGGGATTTATCTTTCCCGTAGCGGAATTAGTACAACAAAAACTCATCCCCAATCGCGATCGCTTGAATGGTTTCTTCGGGCAAGTCACCTACGGTGGCAGCTACGATAAAGCCCTTCAAGCCGTATTGAGAAATCAAGCTGATGTCGCCGCAGTATCGGAGTATACGTTGGGTGCGCCCTATATTACGGCTGCCGAAGCTAGCAATTTACGCGTGCTGTATAGTATTTCTGGCGTTCCCGCGCACGGTATTGTCATCGATGATGATGTTTCTGTTAGCGATCGCAACAAGCTAATTGCAGCGATGATGAAATTAAATGAGCCTGCCAATAATAGATTATTTACGGCTCTTTACAATTCCACCAAATTGGTAAAAGTCAACAATTCGCACCTCAAACCGACCCAAGTCGCGCTAGAGCAAGCCGGGATGAAACCGTAA
- a CDS encoding tetratricopeptide repeat protein: MKTKIFIVSSLLLVQGVFPLRAKAIVPPTQSVVQIAQTDKSAVTFYDRGVEKYKAEDFKGAIADFDRAIEIDPSYAQAFISRGNAKDDAGKPQEAIADYDKAIELIPTYADAYNNRGITKYRLGDKQAAIADYDKAIQFNPKYDNAYYNRGLAKYDLGDNQGARADYDRALELNPQYGKNYYNKRG, translated from the coding sequence ATGAAAACTAAGATCTTTATCGTCTCTAGTCTACTTCTCGTTCAAGGGGTTTTCCCCTTGAGAGCTAAAGCGATCGTCCCACCAACTCAGTCGGTAGTGCAAATCGCTCAAACCGATAAATCCGCAGTCACATTCTACGATCGAGGTGTCGAGAAATACAAAGCCGAGGATTTTAAAGGCGCGATCGCGGATTTCGATCGTGCCATCGAGATCGATCCTAGCTACGCGCAGGCTTTCATCAGTCGGGGTAATGCCAAAGATGATGCAGGCAAACCCCAAGAGGCGATCGCGGATTATGATAAAGCGATCGAACTGATTCCTACCTACGCTGATGCCTACAATAATCGGGGCATCACTAAATATAGGTTGGGCGATAAACAAGCGGCGATCGCCGATTATGACAAAGCGATCCAATTCAATCCGAAGTATGATAATGCTTATTACAATCGGGGGCTAGCTAAATACGATCTGGGCGACAACCAAGGTGCGCGCGCCGATTACGATCGAGCACTCGAACTCAATCCTCAATATGGTAAGAATTACTATAACAAGCGGGGATAG
- a CDS encoding PQQ-binding-like beta-propeller repeat protein, translating to MSNQKLATQYRADEKRLSLGCIAWILAILSIPAALIGSWGWSYLNGKGTALIALDASSGKYLWSAAIGNDFSRLQSLMTAERSGIYLLCLKYGKVTEVDSIIFSLDRQTGKPIWYAQYPNRVGSSLEKRDLISNSKTVYGVLQNRSDNGSIGWEDAVVAIANTDGKQRWQWKTKFRLYEETLAVDEERFFILASVPRWRLLFGAID from the coding sequence ATGAGTAATCAAAAGTTAGCAACACAATATAGAGCCGACGAAAAACGGCTATCGCTCGGTTGTATCGCTTGGATTCTGGCGATCTTAAGTATTCCAGCAGCCCTCATCGGGAGTTGGGGGTGGAGCTATCTCAATGGCAAAGGGACTGCGTTAATCGCGCTAGATGCGAGCAGTGGTAAATATCTCTGGTCGGCGGCGATAGGTAACGATTTCTCTCGGTTGCAAAGTCTGATGACAGCAGAGCGATCTGGAATCTATCTTTTATGTCTGAAATATGGCAAAGTCACAGAGGTTGACTCTATAATATTTTCGCTCGATCGCCAAACTGGTAAACCAATTTGGTATGCGCAATATCCCAATCGAGTAGGTAGCAGTTTGGAAAAACGAGATCTAATTAGTAACTCCAAAACTGTCTATGGAGTATTACAAAATCGTTCGGACAATGGTAGTATCGGCTGGGAAGATGCTGTTGTCGCGATCGCCAATACCGATGGCAAACAACGCTGGCAATGGAAAACTAAGTTTAGGCTGTATGAAGAGACGCTCGCCGTCGATGAGGAGCGATTCTTCATTCTTGCATCAGTGCCGCGCTGGCGATTGCTGTTTGGCGCGATCGATTAG
- a CDS encoding TerC family protein, protein MIDKLLDAPVEIGASTPMLLLVLVALEAVLSADNAVALASISQGLADDKLRRQALNIGLILAYILRMTLILAATWVVRYWQFQVLGAAYLLWLVFQYFSSKTDEDGEHHGPQFTSIWQAIPTIAITDLAFSLDSVATAIAVSTDTWLVISGATIGIIILRFMAGLFIKWLDEYTHLEDAGYITVGLVGLKLLVRAVYPDLEIPEVLTVATIGIIFAWGFSQREDAPEKISDAGK, encoded by the coding sequence ATGATTGACAAATTGCTCGATGCTCCAGTAGAAATTGGTGCTTCTACACCAATGCTGCTCTTAGTGCTAGTTGCCCTCGAAGCAGTATTATCGGCTGATAATGCTGTCGCCCTAGCGTCTATTTCTCAAGGATTAGCGGATGATAAATTACGCCGTCAGGCATTAAATATCGGCTTAATTCTGGCTTATATCTTGCGAATGACGCTAATTTTGGCGGCAACGTGGGTAGTCCGTTACTGGCAATTTCAGGTGCTGGGTGCGGCTTATTTACTCTGGTTGGTATTTCAATATTTTAGCTCCAAGACAGATGAAGATGGCGAACATCATGGGCCACAATTCACGAGTATCTGGCAAGCAATTCCGACGATCGCAATTACCGATTTGGCTTTTTCTTTAGATAGTGTGGCCACAGCAATTGCCGTATCGACCGATACTTGGTTAGTGATTAGTGGTGCCACGATCGGCATTATTATTCTCCGATTTATGGCCGGATTATTTATTAAGTGGTTGGATGAGTATACTCATCTCGAAGATGCGGGTTATATTACGGTAGGATTAGTCGGACTGAAGCTATTGGTCAGAGCAGTATACCCCGATCTGGAGATTCCCGAAGTATTGACAGTTGCCACGATCGGCATCATTTTTGCTTGGGGTTTTTCTCAGCGAGAAGATGCGCCTGAAAAGATTTCTGATGCTGGTAAATAG
- a CDS encoding Matrixin, producing the protein MYQRLNLKKSINRDRLPIWERIDLTRPHKPKCFSCRLRIQPNWRICPQCGSNLSDRQPKQPHCIWVNACWAATDSDTESMLLEILKDVFAKVFSAFRSINVFLTSDPPDAQEWGERFTHVGLILEQEPVDYLGVASFHPGGVTDRAIVRLDQIINTAERAQLSSSQLSNLIANTIAHEIAHTLGLDHSELPADVMNDGLDHRIHSLMPPSFHAEQITQMNYAIYQHQKSFQAHLLAEKNPKQK; encoded by the coding sequence ATGTATCAGCGATTAAATCTCAAAAAAAGTATCAACAGAGATCGTCTTCCAATTTGGGAAAGAATCGATCTGACACGTCCTCATAAACCGAAGTGTTTTAGTTGTCGATTGCGGATTCAACCTAATTGGCGAATTTGTCCGCAATGTGGGTCGAATTTAAGCGATCGTCAGCCCAAACAGCCGCATTGTATTTGGGTAAATGCTTGCTGGGCAGCTACCGATTCTGACACAGAATCGATGCTTTTAGAAATACTTAAAGATGTCTTTGCTAAAGTTTTTAGTGCGTTTAGAAGTATTAATGTTTTTCTCACTTCAGATCCGCCAGATGCCCAAGAATGGGGCGAACGATTTACCCATGTTGGCTTGATTTTAGAGCAAGAGCCTGTGGATTATTTAGGTGTTGCTAGTTTCCATCCAGGTGGCGTTACAGATCGGGCGATCGTGCGGCTAGACCAAATTATTAATACTGCCGAACGCGCTCAATTGTCGTCTAGTCAATTATCAAATTTGATTGCCAATACGATCGCCCATGAAATCGCCCATACTTTAGGATTAGATCATTCAGAATTGCCCGCAGATGTGATGAATGATGGACTAGATCATCGCATTCACAGTTTGATGCCACCTTCGTTTCATGCCGAACAAATTACGCAGATGAACTACGCTATTTACCAGCATCAGAAATCTTTTCAGGCGCATCTTCTCGCTGAGAAAAACCCCAAGCAAAAATGA
- a CDS encoding CHAT domain-containing protein, which translates to MLTNLPQWTAAKSLLTDVIDRSRHPDRKSTLTDATGTLGWLYEQQQQWLPAREFTRRAISLATTPGTDRQYQWEWQFARILQHQSQPDFSASQAAYDRAIVALTTTRRNLQIVNPDAQFSLRDNVEPLYREAIDLSLRQQKPDLSKIIDRVNALKLVELENFLQCQLSEYKPVERFAEDAGAVVLYPVILADRLEVILRLPNHKFQRFIVRVSRSELEKTIASFQQNLNQPQYGWNDVAAAQLYDWLIRPAQPDLTPATKQLVFVMDGALQNIPVAALSDRSRQEFLIDRYPVSVSPGLQILGAKQPTRKDSGILIGGLTGNAASATNGKRGEIYEPLTHAAAEVRAIKSLFPKSTELVGRDFTSAKLHGRYRDSQRCGEYFGFDVVG; encoded by the coding sequence GTGCTCACCAATCTACCTCAATGGACTGCTGCTAAATCACTGCTAACCGACGTAATCGATCGATCGCGACACCCAGATCGAAAATCAACTTTAACCGATGCTACAGGGACGCTAGGCTGGCTCTACGAGCAACAGCAACAGTGGTTGCCAGCTAGAGAATTTACCCGACGGGCAATTTCCCTCGCCACCACACCAGGAACCGATCGCCAATATCAGTGGGAATGGCAATTTGCTCGAATCTTGCAGCATCAAAGTCAGCCAGATTTTAGCGCATCCCAAGCCGCATACGATCGAGCGATTGTGGCACTCACTACAACCCGTCGCAATCTGCAAATTGTCAATCCCGATGCTCAATTCTCACTGCGGGATAATGTCGAGCCATTGTATCGCGAAGCGATCGATCTGAGTCTGCGCCAACAAAAACCAGATTTGAGCAAAATTATCGACCGAGTCAATGCTCTCAAACTAGTAGAGTTAGAAAACTTTTTACAGTGTCAACTCAGTGAATATAAACCTGTAGAGCGATTTGCTGAAGATGCTGGTGCGGTGGTACTTTATCCCGTAATTTTGGCCGATCGATTAGAAGTAATCCTACGGTTGCCTAATCATAAATTTCAACGATTTATCGTCCGTGTCTCGCGGAGCGAATTGGAAAAAACGATCGCCAGTTTTCAGCAGAATTTAAATCAACCTCAATATGGTTGGAACGATGTTGCTGCTGCCCAACTTTACGATTGGTTAATTCGTCCCGCCCAACCGGATCTCACTCCCGCCACCAAACAACTAGTATTCGTGATGGATGGCGCGCTGCAAAATATCCCCGTAGCGGCATTATCCGATCGATCGCGTCAAGAATTTTTAATCGATCGTTATCCAGTCTCAGTTAGCCCAGGACTGCAAATATTAGGTGCCAAGCAGCCTACGCGCAAAGATTCTGGCATTTTGATTGGCGGTTTGACTGGTAATGCTGCTAGCGCGACAAATGGCAAACGCGGCGAGATTTACGAACCATTAACCCATGCTGCGGCTGAAGTCAGGGCGATTAAGTCACTATTTCCCAAATCGACTGAATTAGTCGGTCGAGATTTTACCTCAGCAAAGCTCCATGGCAGGTACCGCGATTCGCAGCGGTGCGGCGAGTACTTTGGCTTCGATGTGGTCGGTTGA